CTGTCTGACTGCGTCGTGAGGCTGCACGCCCGACGGTCCCCCGAGATCGTCCGTCGTGCGCAGGGCGGCCGCGAACCCCGTCGGGGTCACTGCCGTCCAGTACCCGCCATCGCAGGTAGCCAGGATTGTCTCGGCGCAACCTGACTACCGTGCCTACCCACAATTGTGCACGCCGCAAGCGTGCACAATCCTCCTGCTGCTTTGCCAACGACTCAGCGGATCGGCTGCTCTGTTGCTCCGCAGCCACGGTCGAACGAAGCCCTTGACAAAGGTGACGGGTGGGAGTAACCATCCACTGGGATGGTAAGGGGATGGTTAGGGTGGGTGAAGGCGAGAAGACCGAGAAGATCACGATCAACCTGGGGCTCGTGGACCTAGGCCAGATCGACTTGCTGGTGCAGGAAGGCTTCTACGCCAACCGAACCGACTTCATCCGCACCGCGATCCGCGCCCAGCTCGCCACCCACGCCGAGGCCGTCAACCACACGGTGGCGCGCAAGACGCTGGTGCTTGGGGT
Above is a genomic segment from Actinomycetes bacterium containing:
- a CDS encoding CopG family transcriptional regulator, encoding MVRVGEGEKTEKITINLGLVDLGQIDLLVQEGFYANRTDFIRTAIRAQLATHAEAVNHTVARKTLVLGVQHYARRDLEAVSEAGQRLQIRVLGLASIAEDVSPELALATIESVEVLGALRASAAVKAALAGRTV